Below is a genomic region from Candidatus Bathyarchaeia archaeon.
CAACCCTAATATTGTTAACCTTCTCTTCGAAACTCGCTGGACCACTTAAATCTCTCATCCTCCTCTCCATGAAAGGGAAGAAGTCTTTGAGCTCATTATAAGTGATCTTCACTGGTATCTCTATAACCCATGAGTCTCCTTCACCTTTTTCATAGGATAAAGTGAACCTGCGTAGTAATGATGGTGTTATTTTAAGAGGCGCCCTCAATGCTGGTATAAGCGATCCAAAAACTGATGATATTATGGAGAATGCGATGGCGAAAATAGCCCAGAAAGCTTCAGCCTTATATTTCATAATTAGGGTTTGCTGGGCAAGAACAAAGAGCATGTAATAGTTTATTAAACTAAGGATGTATCCTAAACCGCCTGCGATTATGGCTATTATAAGTGCTTCGCAAATGAAAACTGCTGAAATCTGAGATGGATTAAAGCCTATTGTTGAGAGTGTCACTATTTCATGTCTCCGCTCATAAACGGAGTTAAGTAGCATTACCCCAATATTTAGGGAGATTAGTGTTAGAAGCATTAGATTTTCATTAAATCCGTAGCTTACTGTGTGATAGCCAACATATAAATGCATTATTTCATTATTAATTGAGACAAACGTCTCAATCATGGGGAATAGAAGTGTAATCTTTTTAGCCATAGAAATGGAATCATCTGACCTTGCTGTCTTAATTACAACTCTTGTTATGGCGGTGTATGGTAGCTGGAGTGCTGTCGTGTCAAGCATTATTACGACATCTTTTGGATAAACATATACTGGAATAGAGGAGGCTCCACCTTGGACAGGTTGAATTCGGACCATTTGTGGTAGAATGGGCTCACCATTTAAATCCGTTATCTCAGCTAGTCTAGCGCTCTCAAATATGCCGACTACAGTAAAGTTTCTTCCAGAGAAGACTATTGTGTCATTAACTTTAATCTGTAAGGCATTTTTTGCCTCCTGACTAATCAAGATTCCATTAAAATCATTATCCGCCAGAAACCTCCCCATATCCTCCCCACCAACAATCCCATCTATCCCAGTAACACTGGACTCTAAGCTCGGCTTTATTCCCAAAACTCCAAAAATAGTATATTCTCTTTCTTTTGAAGGAGTGAATAGTTTGTCCAGTGGTGTAGGTGACATACCAGCTTGCGGAAGATTCTTTACCAATGGAACCACTAAGGAGGAGCCATAATATCCGTTAAGCCACTCAATTACCCTTTCATCGAGAGCACCATATGGATACATGGGACCACTTGGTGGCTGGGAGACAAGAATCCCCTCAGATGGTGGCGTCCCACGTACCTTCTCAATTACAAAGCCTTCCTCGTAGGAAAATGATGTCAGATTAATGAAGGAGAGAACAGATATTAAAATCATAGACATGATTAAGATTGACCTAAGTTTCCTTCTCTTCAAGTTTTCAGCGGCTAATGCAAAAGACGCTACAATAGCGCTTCTTACAGAAATCGCTCTCCTATCGCTTTTCTCACCATACGTGTAAGGTGCATTAATTAGTATAAAGCCGAAAATAAATGACGCTATTAAAAGTAATGGAAGGAAAAGAGGTTCAAGGATTGTTCCCACTAAAGGATTATGCTCTTTGCTTTGTATAAGCATGTATCCCGGATACGTATAATAAAGGGCTGTAACTATGAGAGTGTAAATAAATAGGCCTATGAGGGCCCTCTTACGTTTATCCCTGTATAAGAAAGCACCTAGAATCGATGAGATCACACCACTAAATGGTGTTAAAACAAATAGTGAGGCAACAGAATTCTGAAACATGCTTATGAGAGATCTCTCAACATCCCTAAGAGTCACATAAGATTCGTAGAGGTAAGCTTGAGCACCTATGTAGTCTCCTCTCTGCAGGAGAGTTTTAGCATTTTCCAATAAACCTTCACTAATAGATATTTTGAACTTCTCATAAGCTGCTAATACACCAACTATTTCCGCCATCTCTTTATTCCTTTCTAAGATTCCAGGAATTGTCTCATAGGCGTCTAGGTACAATCTTTTTTCTTTCAGGTTTAACGTTATTTGTTCACCCTGCTCAAGGAGTAAATAACTATCATTAGATGGAAGTATGAAGCTGAATCTTCCTCTAACATCCCGTTCTTCTTCCCATATAAAAATCCTAATTCTAACTCCTAAGCCGGCCGGAGCGAAAATTACTCTGGTTCTATTATGCCAAGATCCATAAAATCTTGTTATGGCACCAACGGTTCTCAGGAGATTCCTTTCATCAATCAATGTACATAGGAAGCCTTCTTCATTTGGATATATGAGTGGCACATCAACCAAAATTATTGTGGCTCCTGGGAGAAGTGAAAAAGTAAGGCGGCATTCTAATAAATCGCGAGTAGATGCAACTATACATGATGGAACATAATCGATTCCAGGTGTTGTTTCATTATCATAGTAAGCTAAAAAGATAACCGTTTCACGAGAAAAAGCTGGTAGATCGCGGCTTATATAAGTCTCGAATAAACCTGAAGCATTTGTCTCCGCGAAGAACGTTACATCTATATCAAGATCATATTTAACGAATTCCCGAAAAGATCCCTCAACCCTCCTATAATCAACCGCCCAATTTATTACACCAATTTTAACTCTCTCTAATGGTTTCCCAGCAATATAATCAACGACGAAACCATACACGTGGATCTGATTATTATCTTCGGCATGGAGAACATTTACCTGAAATATTAACGAGAGTAATAAGTAGAGTAATAGGGGAAACATTATCCCTAACGCTGAATTCAGCTTCACTTTTGTATTTTCTCTCTTTTTTGGAATCATTATTGATATCAATTTTGATAAACCTATAAAAAGATTTTCTAAAATTCTCCTGTAAAATGAAGATTAGTAGACATCAAAGTTAATTTTAATCCTTAAGTTTTTAAATAATTGACGATCAGTGATTGAAGTGTGGTGAACACATATATGGGATTGATGAGAACACACTTGTATGAATATCACAAAAAATATGCTTTTCTTACAGAATTTGCTAATTTCGAGATGCCGCTATGGTATGAAGGGATAGTTCCGGAGCATTTAGCTGTAAGGGAGAGCGCTGGAATCTTTGATGTAACTCATATGGGTCGCTATATAGTTTCCAAAGAGGATTCAAGGGTTTTCTTAGATAATATCTCTACAAGGGATGTTGAATCAATTAAAGTTGGGCAAGGAAAGTACTCAATTATATGTAATGAGAGTGGTGGGATAATAGATGATATCATGATTTTCCGCTTAGAGGAAAATGTTTTTCTGATTGTTTGCAACGCAGTTAATCGAGTGAAGGACTACAATTGGATGAAGGCCCATTCGCATGGTTTTTCTTTGAAGATTAAGGACTTATCAAATAATATTGCCATGTTTGCAGTTCAAGGTCCAAAAGCAATTGAAATCCTGCAGCAAATTGTAGATTTAGATCTTAGCAGTCTACGTTATGGTTACGGGACCTGGACAAGGATAAAAGATATTGACGTCTTCATTAGTAGGACCGGGTATACTGGTGAGGATGGGTTTGAATTATTTCTGTGGAATACACCGCTAGAAGAGTATGGGAAAGCATACAATTTATGGAGTACAATTCTTAACACTGGAAAGGAATATGGTATAAAACCATGTGGTCTAGGGGCGCGGGACGCTTTAAGGATCGAAGCTGGCTTCTGTCTATATGGAAATGATATAAATGAGACAGTGACGCCTCTTGAGGCTAGGTTGGATTTCGCAGTAAACCTTCAGAAAGATAGGTTCATTGGTAAAGAAGCGCTTTTGAGACAGGTTGCTGAGGGAATCAAGCGTCTTAGGGTTGGAATACGTTTACTAGAACGTGGGATACCTAGATCTGGATGCAAAATACTTTTTGATAAAGAAATCATTGGTGAAGTAACAAGTGGGACGTTTTCACCTTTACTCAAATGCGGTATAGGTATGGGTTATGTTCTAACAGAGTACGCGAAGCCGAAAACACCCGTTAATGTTCAAATCCGGGACAAATGCTTTGAGGCGGAAATAGTGGATATGCCATTTTATGATACCGCGAGATATGGAAGGAAAAGACAGAAATAATATTAGGCAATCCCTAGAATAAACATTAATTGTATGCCCAAAACTTATAGAGACGCGGAGGGTGATGCTATGTCTCATGAGCAAGTTGCAGAAAAATCGATTAAGATTAATGGGTATGAAATTCGCAGAGATAGATTTTATAGCAGAGAGCATGAGTGGGCTTTAATTGAAGAGAATGGAAATGTCAGAGTGGGTATAACTGATTATGCCCAAAAAAGTTTACATGATATAGTTTATGTTGAGATGCCTAGCGTCGGCTCAAAGGTAAACCAAATGAATCCGATTGGAACTGTAGAATCTATAAAGTCTGTTTCAGAAATATATTCTCCAGTTTCCGGGGAGGTGATAAATGTTAACAATAGACTCTCTGACTCCCCAGAGCTCCTTAATACATCACCTTATGATGATGGATGGATAGTCGTGATAAAGCCTTCGGCCCTGGATGATGAAATAAAAAACTTGATGAAGCCGGAAGAGTATGCGGATTATATTAGGAAATTAATTAGAGAAAAGAAATAGAGCACAGGTATTTTTATTTCTGGCTTAATTTTTTCTTATACATTCTCCAGCTTAAACACAGGTATTTGGGATGAGAAGCCTTAACCTCATCAACTAAACCGACAGAAGTATTATATGGTGCCCCTAAAACTTTCTCTGGGTTTTCATATGCCTCCTTGGATATTGAAGCCATTACCTCGGCAAATTTGTCAATCTCCTCTAGGGATGCGGATTCGGTTGGCTCAATCATTAGGGCTTCTTCAACAATTGGTGGGAAATACATTGTTGGTGCATGAAAACCATAGTCAAGTATTCTTTTTGCAACATTTTTCGCCGAGACTTCAGTCTCACTCTTTAATTTAGAGCAACTGAGGACAAATTCATGTTTCCTAAATCTGTTCCTGCCATAAGGGATTTCAAATCCTCTGATATTTGCAAGTTTGCTCGCCAGATAATTAGCGTTTAACACCGATATTTCAGCCACCTTTTCAAGACCCTCAGCGCCCATTGATAGAATATAAGCAAAAGCCCTTATAATGACATCAAATTTAAAGTAAAAGCCGCTAATCATGCCAATAGAATGTGGAACATTATACTCTAAATAATACTTTTCCCCATCATATTCGACTAAGGGTATTGGTAGAAAGTCTCTAAGATGCTTTTTCACACCAATAGGTCCGGCTCCAGGTCCGCCGCCGCCGTGTGGTGTTGCAAATGTTTTATGTAGATTGAGGTGTACAATGTCAAAGCCCATGTCTCCGGGTCTAGCTTTCCCTAGAATAGCATTTATATTTGCTCCGTCATAGTATAGCAATCCCCCATTTTCATGAATTATTTCAGCAATTTCACGTATATTCCTCTCAAATATGCCTAGAGTATTCGGATTGGTTAACATTAATCCAGCCGTCCTTGAGGAGACAACGCTTTTTAAAGCATCTATATCCACGCATCCATCTTCGTTTGTGGGTATAGTGATGACATTAAATCCAGCCATCGCGGCGCTGGCAGGGTTGGTTCCATGAGCTGAATCTGGTACTATAATGTCTGTTCTTTGCTCAAGTTCACCGTTAAGCTTATGATATGCCCTAATTATCAGGGCCCCAGCAAATTCTCCATGAGCGCCAGCAGCAGGCTGTAAAGAGAATTTATCCATGCCAGTAATTTCAGCTAACCACTCAGCCAATTTATAGGCAATCTCAAGCATACCTTGAATTGTCTCTTCAGGCTGGTACGGATGTATCCAGCGAACTCTATCTGAGGATGCAAGCGAATCGTTGATTTTTGGATTATACTTCATTGTACAACTACCTAGGGGATATAAGCCATTATCTACTCCAAAATTCATTTGTGAAAGCCTTATAAAGTGTCTGACAACCTCAACCTCTGATAGTTCAGGCAGATCAGGATAATTCTTTCTCCTTAAATTTTCAGGAATATGAGATATGATATCACTGCACGCTTCCTCCCCATCTAAACCCGGAAAGCTATAGCCTCTTCTACCCTTACTCCCAATTTCAAATATAATTGGCTCAGACCATTTTGCCTGCCTGAACTCTTCCATAATTAACCCTCCAATATTTGAGATATGTACTCACAGAGCCTGTCAATATCCTGTTTTGTATGCATCTCAGTAACGCAGTAAAGTGATGTTTCACCAAGCTCGTGGAATTCATTCTTTAACTGTTTTCCACCAACAATACCCTCCTCCAAAAGTTTTTTATTCAGTTCCTCAACGGTTATTGAGGTTTCGTCAAAGTTCACTGTGAATTCTTTAAAGTGAGAGGATTTAAACAATGGAACCTTTAAGCCGTTGATCCTAGAGAGCCTATTTATCGCATAAATTGTTTTGGAAAGAATAATTTCGCCTAATTCACGAAAGCCCTTCGGTCCTAGAAGAGCCATGTATACGGCGGCTCTTAAGGCACATAGTGCCTCATTGGTGCATATATTTGATGTTGCCCTGTGCCTGCGTATATGTTGCTCACGGGTTTGCAGGGTCATACAGAAAGCTCTATCTTTACCGTCAACTGTTGTCGTCATTCCAATTATTCTACCAGGCATTTGCCTAATGAGCGCTTCATCGTCTCTGCAGGCAAAAATTCCTAAGAGTGAACCACCACCATTCATATAATTTCCTAAGGGCTGCCCCTCACCAATAACTATGTCAGCCCCATAATTTCCCGGCGGCTCCAAAATACCTAAAGATGTTGGGTCAACACCAGTAATAAATAATGCTCCAGCACTATGCGTAATTTCCGCAATTTCATCTGGATTCTCAATTAAGAAGCCTAAGTATGAAGGATTCTCAATATAAACTCCAGCAGTAGCATTATTAGAAATTTTATTCTTCAGGTCTTCTAAATCTATCTGTCCGCTTCTAATATCTTGCTTCATCTTCAGAACTTTAATTCCCGCTGGTTCAGCATAACTTTCCAGAACTTTAAGTCTACTGGGGCTAATGTAGTGTGGAACTAAGAGCACGTTCTTCTTAGTTACTCGGGCAACCATCCTCGCCGCCTCGCCGAGAGAAGATGCCCAATCATACATTGAGCAATTGGCAACATCCATGTTCAAAAGCTCACATATCATACTTTGATACTCGAAAAGGGCTTGAAGGATACCTTGACTTATCTCAGGCTGATAAGGTGTGTAGCTGGTTAAAAACTCGCTCCGAGACGCTATCTCATCAACGACAGATGGTACATAATGCGGCCATACGCCGGCACCAAGAAAACAGACTAAATCCTTGAAAACTCTATTTTTCTCTAAGATCTTTTCTACCTCGCGTTTTACGTCAAGCTCTGATAATGGTTTCGGAAGGTTTAATTGTCTCTTTAGGCGGATCTCTTCATCTATGTCTGAGAAAAGTTCATCTATACTCTTAACCCCTATTTCTCTCATCATTTTCTCCTTAATTTCAGCAGTATCATTCGGCAAGTATCGGCCAAACAACTTAATTTTCCCCTCTTGATATCTTTATAATTTAAATAATTTAACAGGATTCAAGATAATAAAAGGTTTCTTTAATAAATGTCAAAATTATTCGGGGGAAGAGAAACTTAAGTAGGCTAGAATCGTCTTAGATCGTAAGAGCTTTTATGTCTCCTAATAATTAGGGCTAGAATTATCAACGATATTACTATGCCACATAAAATTATGGGCGTTCTATATGTTTCAAGTAAAGCCAAAAATGTTTTCGGAGCAGCCGCATCCGGATCTAGATAGGCTCTGAAGTAGTCTATTTCACCCTTAAAGTATGGGTAGTTTTCCGTAACTCCCCTCCCAAGATAATTACAATTGTTCACAGAGTTCGTGTTTACCTCTATTAAGTCGTCTGGGTCTAATGTTATCTCTCTCTCATCAACTAATGTGTCATTAATGTAAAGTCTTCCAATATTCCCTTTTATATAAACCTTAATTTTAACCCATTGATTTATTGGAAGAGCTGACGAATATGTAAGTTTCTCTATAGTTAAGCCATTTATAATGACGAATTCAGCCTTTCCCTCACTATTTGATGGTGTTAGATACATGCATTTATCTTCCCTGGGACCGAAGCTGAAAATGCGTTGTTCAGGTTCACCCCCCTCCCACTTAACTGCAACCTCTATCAGTATGTCTTCAAAATCCAGTAATGAATCATCTAGGAGAATATATTGATTTACACCATTGAGGCGAAGTTTTCCAGAGCTTATGGATGGATTACCCCTTAATATACCGTGGGTAACACCATACTTGTCTAAAGCATAAATTGCGCTTAACTCGCTAAAATCATATGCTACATAAAGCCCTTTTTCAAAGGGTCTTGTATTAGCATAGTCCTGACCTTGAAGCCAACCGAATGCGACCCCTCTAGAGACTTTTGTTGAGTCGGCATAATCCCCATCAATTATTCCCTCACCTGATATGACAGCATCACCAAAGACTGTCGCCGCACCCTTAGCGGTTGCATAATCAGTTATAGTAGCCCTATCTGTTATAACGGCATGCTCAAGAACCCTAGCGTGCCCGCTTACTATAGCATTTCCTCCAACCAAAGCATAATCCCTAACCTTAGCATAATCTTTCACAACGGCATTATCCTTTATAACAGCATGCCCACTTACGATAGCGTTTCCCTCAACTCTCGCATAATCCTTTACAACAGCATAGTCTAGTATCCTAGCGTTACCGAGAACCTTTGCCCTATCTAGCACCATAGCGTTTGGCCCAACATACGCTGTTGGTTCAACATAGGCTGTTATCTCCACGAATCCCCCACCATTAGGATGTCTTCTGCCAGTTCTATTTGCCACCATGCCACCAATCTCTATCTGTATTGAAGGTGTTGTTTCAATAGGTGTAGCGCCGATAATTCTTACCTCATATGGGAAACGAGCTTTCTCAGGTGAGGATTTGAATGAACACTCGTTTTCCTTTTGGAATGCTGAAACAGGCATTATTCTATCCGGTGTTGCGACAACAACAAGGTAGACTTTATTTTCGTTAGCCGATAAAGTGATAGAGTTAGTGCCATTATTCCAAAGTGAGGAATACCTTGTATTCCCATAATCATCTTCAACAACTAGGCATACTCTCCAATCTGAACCCCTAGATGGCTCAACAAGTCCCATAAATTCAACAATGATGGTTCTGTTATCTCCTGTGCCTTCGGGTTTTAATGGAATCACATTATAGCCCGTCTGCTGAGGAGCGAGTTCCATCGGTACACGCCACCAACCCGGTTTATCTGGAACAATTTCTAGTTCGGTGTAGAAATATAGTCCATAGGGACTTCCTTCAGCCCGATTTAACTCCTCAAACTTTCTCCTATAGAGATCCTTATATGCAAAGTCAAGTGTAGCCATTCTTCTTGCATAATAACCTAGCAGATCCTTCAGCGATATATTGTAGGGAGCCAATAAACGCTGTATTGTATCAAAAGGATATTCATTTGGAAGCGCCTCCTGCCAAAGTCTTCTTGGAAAGTCTTTTCCTAAACCTAGTAATCCATCT
It encodes:
- a CDS encoding FtsX-like permease family protein — its product is MKLNSALGIMFPLLLYLLLSLIFQVNVLHAEDNNQIHVYGFVVDYIAGKPLERVKIGVINWAVDYRRVEGSFREFVKYDLDIDVTFFAETNASGLFETYISRDLPAFSRETVIFLAYYDNETTPGIDYVPSCIVASTRDLLECRLTFSLLPGATIILVDVPLIYPNEEGFLCTLIDERNLLRTVGAITRFYGSWHNRTRVIFAPAGLGVRIRIFIWEEERDVRGRFSFILPSNDSYLLLEQGEQITLNLKEKRLYLDAYETIPGILERNKEMAEIVGVLAAYEKFKISISEGLLENAKTLLQRGDYIGAQAYLYESYVTLRDVERSLISMFQNSVASLFVLTPFSGVISSILGAFLYRDKRKRALIGLFIYTLIVTALYYTYPGYMLIQSKEHNPLVGTILEPLFLPLLLIASFIFGFILINAPYTYGEKSDRRAISVRSAIVASFALAAENLKRRKLRSILIMSMILISVLSFINLTSFSYEEGFVIEKVRGTPPSEGILVSQPPSGPMYPYGALDERVIEWLNGYYGSSLVVPLVKNLPQAGMSPTPLDKLFTPSKEREYTIFGVLGIKPSLESSVTGIDGIVGGEDMGRFLADNDFNGILISQEAKNALQIKVNDTIVFSGRNFTVVGIFESARLAEITDLNGEPILPQMVRIQPVQGGASSIPVYVYPKDVVIMLDTTALQLPYTAITRVVIKTARSDDSISMAKKITLLFPMIETFVSINNEIMHLYVGYHTVSYGFNENLMLLTLISLNIGVMLLNSVYERRHEIVTLSTIGFNPSQISAVFICEALIIAIIAGGLGYILSLINYYMLFVLAQQTLIMKYKAEAFWAIFAIAFSIISSVFGSLIPALRAPLKITPSLLRRFTLSYEKGEGDSWVIEIPVKITYNELKDFFPFMERRMRDLSGPASFEEKVNNIRVEGDITEPQTLRLLFSYTYDPIHANTENKLFAEKRGDIYVIKLSSRAISPWKRESIWQTASFVRRLSLEYTEKEKIGFKIEEKE
- the gcvT gene encoding glycine cleavage system aminomethyltransferase GcvT, giving the protein MGLMRTHLYEYHKKYAFLTEFANFEMPLWYEGIVPEHLAVRESAGIFDVTHMGRYIVSKEDSRVFLDNISTRDVESIKVGQGKYSIICNESGGIIDDIMIFRLEENVFLIVCNAVNRVKDYNWMKAHSHGFSLKIKDLSNNIAMFAVQGPKAIEILQQIVDLDLSSLRYGYGTWTRIKDIDVFISRTGYTGEDGFELFLWNTPLEEYGKAYNLWSTILNTGKEYGIKPCGLGARDALRIEAGFCLYGNDINETVTPLEARLDFAVNLQKDRFIGKEALLRQVAEGIKRLRVGIRLLERGIPRSGCKILFDKEIIGEVTSGTFSPLLKCGIGMGYVLTEYAKPKTPVNVQIRDKCFEAEIVDMPFYDTARYGRKRQK
- the gcvH gene encoding glycine cleavage system protein GcvH, which produces MSHEQVAEKSIKINGYEIRRDRFYSREHEWALIEENGNVRVGITDYAQKSLHDIVYVEMPSVGSKVNQMNPIGTVESIKSVSEIYSPVSGEVINVNNRLSDSPELLNTSPYDDGWIVVIKPSALDDEIKNLMKPEEYADYIRKLIREKK
- the gcvPB gene encoding aminomethyl-transferring glycine dehydrogenase subunit GcvPB is translated as MEEFRQAKWSEPIIFEIGSKGRRGYSFPGLDGEEACSDIISHIPENLRRKNYPDLPELSEVEVVRHFIRLSQMNFGVDNGLYPLGSCTMKYNPKINDSLASSDRVRWIHPYQPEETIQGMLEIAYKLAEWLAEITGMDKFSLQPAAGAHGEFAGALIIRAYHKLNGELEQRTDIIVPDSAHGTNPASAAMAGFNVITIPTNEDGCVDIDALKSVVSSRTAGLMLTNPNTLGIFERNIREIAEIIHENGGLLYYDGANINAILGKARPGDMGFDIVHLNLHKTFATPHGGGGPGAGPIGVKKHLRDFLPIPLVEYDGEKYYLEYNVPHSIGMISGFYFKFDVIIRAFAYILSMGAEGLEKVAEISVLNANYLASKLANIRGFEIPYGRNRFRKHEFVLSCSKLKSETEVSAKNVAKRILDYGFHAPTMYFPPIVEEALMIEPTESASLEEIDKFAEVMASISKEAYENPEKVLGAPYNTSVGLVDEVKASHPKYLCLSWRMYKKKLSQK
- the gcvPA gene encoding aminomethyl-transferring glycine dehydrogenase subunit GcvPA, which codes for MFGRYLPNDTAEIKEKMMREIGVKSIDELFSDIDEEIRLKRQLNLPKPLSELDVKREVEKILEKNRVFKDLVCFLGAGVWPHYVPSVVDEIASRSEFLTSYTPYQPEISQGILQALFEYQSMICELLNMDVANCSMYDWASSLGEAARMVARVTKKNVLLVPHYISPSRLKVLESYAEPAGIKVLKMKQDIRSGQIDLEDLKNKISNNATAGVYIENPSYLGFLIENPDEIAEITHSAGALFITGVDPTSLGILEPPGNYGADIVIGEGQPLGNYMNGGGSLLGIFACRDDEALIRQMPGRIIGMTTTVDGKDRAFCMTLQTREQHIRRHRATSNICTNEALCALRAAVYMALLGPKGFRELGEIILSKTIYAINRLSRINGLKVPLFKSSHFKEFTVNFDETSITVEELNKKLLEEGIVGGKQLKNEFHELGETSLYCVTEMHTKQDIDRLCEYISQILEG
- a CDS encoding DUF6055 domain-containing protein, giving the protein MRVSPLIIMFLTLFGLQLLLVAGILCQVPEATSFSISLTNEEEEYLVRDAYYRLDDPKIHRAASEHFQVIWGDGTKYGKFTEEMAEGVLCNLERIWDIYINKLGFREPTESWNPSKRDGKKYKVNLYVIGTLPSPHDGGGYYMGSDPDDFGIMLIDPTGLRADPPSWVLPHEFAHVLSAHQSDKGGWAGGNPWSGPWWEMFANWMREQYLLSENYEFKGKVYGPETGLSSASFKNTHLFIPHGRNYYDCWMLFQYFYENPDGLLGLGKDFPRRLWQEALPNEYPFDTIQRLLAPYNISLKDLLGYYARRMATLDFAYKDLYRRKFEELNRAEGSPYGLYFYTELEIVPDKPGWWRVPMELAPQQTGYNVIPLKPEGTGDNRTIIVEFMGLVEPSRGSDWRVCLVVEDDYGNTRYSSLWNNGTNSITLSANENKVYLVVVATPDRIMPVSAFQKENECSFKSSPEKARFPYEVRIIGATPIETTPSIQIEIGGMVANRTGRRHPNGGGFVEITAYVEPTAYVGPNAMVLDRAKVLGNARILDYAVVKDYARVEGNAIVSGHAVIKDNAVVKDYAKVRDYALVGGNAIVSGHARVLEHAVITDRATITDYATAKGAATVFGDAVISGEGIIDGDYADSTKVSRGVAFGWLQGQDYANTRPFEKGLYVAYDFSELSAIYALDKYGVTHGILRGNPSISSGKLRLNGVNQYILLDDSLLDFEDILIEVAVKWEGGEPEQRIFSFGPREDKCMYLTPSNSEGKAEFVIINGLTIEKLTYSSALPINQWVKIKVYIKGNIGRLYINDTLVDEREITLDPDDLIEVNTNSVNNCNYLGRGVTENYPYFKGEIDYFRAYLDPDAAAPKTFLALLETYRTPIILCGIVISLIILALIIRRHKSSYDLRRF